In Mercurialis annua linkage group LG5, ddMerAnnu1.2, whole genome shotgun sequence, a single genomic region encodes these proteins:
- the LOC126680511 gene encoding ankyrin repeat protein SKIP35-like yields MEKEIVCVEGAKLCIGDEVNSENSICAEMEVEENETGSSKSEIQLIASENGEGSNVVFSREGPIISNESRRCGLYHRGTKKLKSHAVLTESGVGKNEGIGHDKKRNKQDRIELGRMFQGAVSSHDWELAESLILLADRHTLNDALCITLDSIWFLSTQQELSGITGLIKKIISNGAYDFTRAALRTSFLASCVSACQSRTMSLADTVTVMAHRLHERLQECNGDEVLKAEAGAKVQKFTEWALKCIGFHSRCQGNRDSVSHSSAVEIQLQLSAFKTFLDLAGNHLTGKDFTEAFDAACFPLTLFSSSFDRGWASGIFATAIQGLLSMLVEGGADNVNQCFLEASRFGSTELVRILLQIAQRNSLDVDVDLALGFASHYCKIGTMECLVEEGNAIAFLGPLMRAAERGCMQVVEWFVNRGCRDMELCLALTAATSSSQVDVAAYLLPHVPQHVLAALSIEILKAAGERSGGSLDGVAFLLRSDFLSDPAATYAVADSIARSDDEAVAPELRAFLREHWSEAAFLDGLKQGQEHYMNLVRILKWGESPMCLRDLPGPLRVAIAYLPLHRECAVAGGSLFSQRLRGQLVEAVRRLGGGSLERVNQGGELLASLEHQLPPFLVHAPSIG; encoded by the coding sequence ATGGAAAAAGAAATTGTGTGTGTTGAGGGGGCTAAATTATGTATAGGTGATGAGGTTAATTCTGAAAACTCAATTTGTGCTGAAATGGAGGTTGAAGAGAATGAGACTGGTAGTTCCAAGAGTGAAATTCAGCTTATAGCGTCGGAAAACGGAGAGGGGAGTAATGTGGTATTCTCTAGAGAAGGGCCGATTATTAGTAATGAGTCGAGAAGGTGCGGTTTGTACCATCGTGGTACGAAGAAACTTAAGTCTCATGCGGTTTTAACGGAGTCTGGTGTTGGTAAGAATGAGGGTATTGGTCATGATAAGAAACGGAATAAACAAGATAGGATTGAGTTAGGTCGGATGTTTCAGGGAGCGGTGAGTTCACATGATTGGGAGCTTGCGGAGAGTTTGATTTTATTGGCGGATCGGCATACTCTGAATGATGCCTTGTGTATTACTTTGGATTCGATTTGGTTTTTAAGCACGCAGCAAGAGCTTAGTGGGATTACTGGATTGATTAAGAAGATTATTTCTAATGGTGCTTATGACTTCACTAGAGCTGCTCTTAGAACTTCATTTTTAGCTTCATGTGTTTCTGCCTGCCAGAGCAGAACAATGAGCCTGGCAGATACAGTAACTGTGATGGCTCACAGGTTGCACGAGCGTCTTCAAGAATGCAATGGGGATGAAGTGTTAAAGGCAGAAGCTGGTGCGAAGGTTCAAAAGTTTACTGAATGGGCTTTGAAATGTATAGGCTTCCATTCACGTTGCCAAGGGAATAGGGACAGTGTGAGTCATAGCTCAGCCGTTGAGATTCAACTTCAACTTTCTGCATTCAAGACATTTTTAGACCTTGCTGGCAATCATCTCACAGGGAAGGATTTCACTGAGGCCTTTGACGCTGCTTGTTTTCCTCTTACTCTTTTTTCTAGCTCATTTGATCGTGGCTGGGCCTCTGGAATATTTGCTACTGCTATCCAAGGATTATTGAGTATGCTAGTTGAAGGGGGTGCAGACAATGTCAACCAGTGTTTTCTTGAAGCCTCTCGTTTTGGAAGTACAGAACTCGTGCGCATCTTGTTGCAGATTGCGCAAAGGAACAGCTTGGATGTTGATGTCGATTTGGCTCTTGGTTTTGCTTCTCACTACTGCAAAATTGGAACAATGGAATGCCTAGTGGAAGAGGGTAATGCTATAGCTTTCTTAGGCCCTTTGATGAGAGCAGCGGAAAGGGGCTGTATGCAGGTTGTGGAGTGGTTTGTAAACAGGGGTTGCCGTGACATGGAACTTTGTCTCGCCCTTACAGCTGCTACTTCTAGTAGCCAAGTTGATGTTGCTGCATATCTCCTCCCTCATGTACCCCAGCATGTTCTAGCAGCTCTCAGCATTGAAATTCTCAAGGCTGCTGGTGAGCGAAGTGGTGGCTCACTTGATGGTGTAGCATTTCTCCTTCGTTCTGATTTCTTAAGTGATCCTGCAGCTACGTATGCTGTTGCAGACAGCATTGCTAGGTCTGATGATGAGGCTGTTGCACCTGAGTTACGAGCTTTTCTTCGAGAGCACTGGTCAGAGGCAGCTTTCTTGGATGGATTAAAGCAAGGACAAGAACATTATATGAATCTAGTGAGAATACTAAAATGGGGCGAATCTCCTATGTGCTTAAGGGATCTTCCAGGCCCTCTCAGGGTAGCAATTGCTTACCTGCCGCTACATAGGGAATGTGCTGTAGCAGGTGGTAGTTTATTCTCTCAACGGCTAAGGGGACAGCTTGTTGAAGCCGTGAGAAGACTGGGTGGTGGGTCCTTAGAACGAGTGAATCAGGGCGGAGAGCTCTTGGCTAGTTTGGAGCATCAACTTCCTCCGTTTTTGGTTCACGCCCCGAGCATTGGCTAG
- the LOC126680512 gene encoding uncharacterized protein LOC126680512 isoform X2: MGWTILLCNISQMYRYFLVQIGSSSGCLGCYKKPTLITSVNEPSKGANIQGQTVKTPSILEEFWTTSTCDMDNSAVQSQGSMSSISMPNQTLDPHGSSSSGNAPSEFVNHGLLLWNQTRQRWVGDKRSLNRAHQTPEPKLNWNATYDSLLGSNKPFPQPIPLTEMVDFLVDIWEQDGMYDN; this comes from the exons ATGGG GTGGACCATCTTGCTTTGCAACATTAGCCAAATGTATCGATATTTCCTTGTGCAGATTGGCAGT AGCAGTGGTTGTCTTGGATGCTACAAGAAGCCTACACTAATTACCTCAGTAAATGAACCATCAAAGGGAGCAAATATTCAAGGTCAGACAGTAAAAACACCTAGCATATTAGAGGAGTTTTGGACCACCAGCACTTGTGATATGGACAACAGTGCAGTTCAGTCTCAGGGAAGTATGTCATCGATAAGCATGCCTAACCAGACCCTTGATCCACATGGCAGCTCAAGTAGTGGTAATGCACCTTCCGAATTTGTAAATCATG GTCTTCTTCTCTGGAATCAAACAAGGCAGCGTTGGGTTGGAGATAAAAGATCTTTGAATCGTGCTCATCAGACTCCGGAACCCAAATTAAA TTGGAACGCGACATACGACAGTTTACTTGGGAGCAACAAACCATTCCCTCAGCCTATTCCGCTCACT GAAATGGTAGATTTTCTGGTGGACATCTGGGAGCAAGATGGTATGTATGATAATTAG
- the LOC126680512 gene encoding uncharacterized protein LOC126680512 isoform X1, which translates to MGWTILLCNISQMYRYFLVQIGSSSGCLGCYKKPTLITSVNEPSKGANIQGQTVKTPSILEEFWTTSTCDMDNSAVQSQGSMSSISMPNQTLDPHGSSSSGNAPSEFVNHGLLLWNQTRQRWVGDKRSLNRAHQTPEPKLNIDCLCMVKNFWLCCSWNATYDSLLGSNKPFPQPIPLTEMVDFLVDIWEQDGMYDN; encoded by the exons ATGGG GTGGACCATCTTGCTTTGCAACATTAGCCAAATGTATCGATATTTCCTTGTGCAGATTGGCAGT AGCAGTGGTTGTCTTGGATGCTACAAGAAGCCTACACTAATTACCTCAGTAAATGAACCATCAAAGGGAGCAAATATTCAAGGTCAGACAGTAAAAACACCTAGCATATTAGAGGAGTTTTGGACCACCAGCACTTGTGATATGGACAACAGTGCAGTTCAGTCTCAGGGAAGTATGTCATCGATAAGCATGCCTAACCAGACCCTTGATCCACATGGCAGCTCAAGTAGTGGTAATGCACCTTCCGAATTTGTAAATCATG GTCTTCTTCTCTGGAATCAAACAAGGCAGCGTTGGGTTGGAGATAAAAGATCTTTGAATCGTGCTCATCAGACTCCGGAACCCAAATTAAA CATTGATTGTCTCTGCATGGTTAAAAACTTCTGGCTTTGCTGCAGTTGGAACGCGACATACGACAGTTTACTTGGGAGCAACAAACCATTCCCTCAGCCTATTCCGCTCACT GAAATGGTAGATTTTCTGGTGGACATCTGGGAGCAAGATGGTATGTATGATAATTAG
- the LOC126680512 gene encoding uncharacterized protein LOC126680512 isoform X4 — MGGCLGCYKKPTLITSVNEPSKGANIQGQTVKTPSILEEFWTTSTCDMDNSAVQSQGSMSSISMPNQTLDPHGSSSSGNAPSEFVNHGLLLWNQTRQRWVGDKRSLNRAHQTPEPKLNIDCLCMVKNFWLCCSWNATYDSLLGSNKPFPQPIPLTEMVDFLVDIWEQDGMYDN, encoded by the exons ATGGG TGGTTGTCTTGGATGCTACAAGAAGCCTACACTAATTACCTCAGTAAATGAACCATCAAAGGGAGCAAATATTCAAGGTCAGACAGTAAAAACACCTAGCATATTAGAGGAGTTTTGGACCACCAGCACTTGTGATATGGACAACAGTGCAGTTCAGTCTCAGGGAAGTATGTCATCGATAAGCATGCCTAACCAGACCCTTGATCCACATGGCAGCTCAAGTAGTGGTAATGCACCTTCCGAATTTGTAAATCATG GTCTTCTTCTCTGGAATCAAACAAGGCAGCGTTGGGTTGGAGATAAAAGATCTTTGAATCGTGCTCATCAGACTCCGGAACCCAAATTAAA CATTGATTGTCTCTGCATGGTTAAAAACTTCTGGCTTTGCTGCAGTTGGAACGCGACATACGACAGTTTACTTGGGAGCAACAAACCATTCCCTCAGCCTATTCCGCTCACT GAAATGGTAGATTTTCTGGTGGACATCTGGGAGCAAGATGGTATGTATGATAATTAG
- the LOC126680512 gene encoding uncharacterized protein LOC126680512 isoform X3 translates to MHGSSGCLGCYKKPTLITSVNEPSKGANIQGQTVKTPSILEEFWTTSTCDMDNSAVQSQGSMSSISMPNQTLDPHGSSSSGNAPSEFVNHGLLLWNQTRQRWVGDKRSLNRAHQTPEPKLNIDCLCMVKNFWLCCSWNATYDSLLGSNKPFPQPIPLTEMVDFLVDIWEQDGMYDN, encoded by the exons ATGCATGGG AGCAGTGGTTGTCTTGGATGCTACAAGAAGCCTACACTAATTACCTCAGTAAATGAACCATCAAAGGGAGCAAATATTCAAGGTCAGACAGTAAAAACACCTAGCATATTAGAGGAGTTTTGGACCACCAGCACTTGTGATATGGACAACAGTGCAGTTCAGTCTCAGGGAAGTATGTCATCGATAAGCATGCCTAACCAGACCCTTGATCCACATGGCAGCTCAAGTAGTGGTAATGCACCTTCCGAATTTGTAAATCATG GTCTTCTTCTCTGGAATCAAACAAGGCAGCGTTGGGTTGGAGATAAAAGATCTTTGAATCGTGCTCATCAGACTCCGGAACCCAAATTAAA CATTGATTGTCTCTGCATGGTTAAAAACTTCTGGCTTTGCTGCAGTTGGAACGCGACATACGACAGTTTACTTGGGAGCAACAAACCATTCCCTCAGCCTATTCCGCTCACT GAAATGGTAGATTTTCTGGTGGACATCTGGGAGCAAGATGGTATGTATGATAATTAG